ATCCGCGTAATCCGAAAAATCCGCCGGAATCCGTGGTTTAGAATTCCGCGCTTTTCGGGTACCGCGGGAAGGGAATAACGTCCCGGATGTTGGCCATGCCGGTCACGAAGAGCAGCAGGCGCTCAAAGCCCAGGCCGAAGCCGGCGTGGGGCGCGGTGCCGTACTTGCGCAGCTCCAGGTACCACCACAGCTCGTGCTCGGGTACGTGCATCTCGGCCATGCGGCGGCGCAGCTTCTCCAGGTCTTCTTCGCGCTGGGAGCCGCCGATGATTTCGCCGATGCCAGGGAAGAGCACGTCCATGGCCCGCACGGTGCGGCCGTCCTCGTCCAGCTTCATGTAGAAGGCCTTGATGTCCTTGGGGTAGTTGGTGAGAATAACCGGCTTCCGGAAGTGCTTCTCCACCAAATACCGCTCGTGCTCCGATTGCAAATCGGTGCCCCAGTCCACCGGAAACTCGAACTTCTGCTTGGCTGACTTCAGAATGTCCACGGCCTCGGTGTAGGTGAGGCGCTGGAAATCGTTGTCGACCACGAAGCGCAGGCGGCTGAGCAGCTCTTTATCGTACTGGTCGTTGAGGAATTGCAGGTCTTCCGGGCAGTGCTCCAGGGCGTAGCGCACCAGGCTGCGGAGGAAGTCCTCGGCCAGGTCCATGTTGTCCTGGAGGTCGTAGAAGGCCATTTCGGGCTCCACCATCCAGAACTCGGCCAAGTGGCGGGCGGTGTTGGAGTTTTCGGCCCGGAACGTGGGCCCGAAGGTGTACACCTTGCCAAGGGCCAGGGCCGCTACCTCGGCCTCCAGCTGCCCCGATACGGTGAGGTTGGTTTGCTTGCCGAAAAAGTCCTGCTTGTAGTCCACGCCCGACTTGTCCTCCATCAGCGGCGGGTTCTGGTCGGGCAGGGTTGTGACGCGGAACATCTGGCCGGCGCCCTCGGCGTCGGAGCCGGTGATGATGGGCGTGTGGACGTAGTAGAAGCCGTGGCGGTTGAAGTAGTCGTGGATGGCAAAAGCCATGGCGTGCCGGATGCGCAGCACCGCTCCAAAGGTGTTGGTGCGGGGGCGTAGGTGGGCAATGTCGCGCAGAAACTCTAGCGTGTGCCCCTTTTTCTGGAGTGGGTACGCAGCGGGGTCGGCGGTGCCGTACACCGTAATTTCTTCGGCCTGAATTTCAACGGCTTGCCCTTTACCCTGGGAGGCTACCAGCCGGCCGCGCACCTGCACGGCGGCCCCGTTCTCCACGCCGTCGGCCTTCAGCTTCTCCTCCGGGAACTGCTCGGCATTGGCCACTACCTGAATGGAATTGAAGCCGGAGCCGTCGTTCAGGGCTATAAACTGCACGTATTTGTTGCCACGGCGGGTGCGCACCCAGCCGCGCACCAGCACGTCGCGGTCCAGGTCGGTGCTGCGCAACAGCTCTTGCACGCTGGTTCGTCGGAGGTCAGCCATCGAAAGATTGTGTTCTTCTGAATGATAAAAAGTTGCGGAAGGCAAAAGTAGCGCGGAAATCCGTTCCGCGACGAGCCAAGCCAGTATCTGG
This region of Hymenobacter sp. YIM 151500-1 genomic DNA includes:
- the asnS gene encoding asparagine--tRNA ligase; protein product: MADLRRTSVQELLRSTDLDRDVLVRGWVRTRRGNKYVQFIALNDGSGFNSIQVVANAEQFPEEKLKADGVENGAAVQVRGRLVASQGKGQAVEIQAEEITVYGTADPAAYPLQKKGHTLEFLRDIAHLRPRTNTFGAVLRIRHAMAFAIHDYFNRHGFYYVHTPIITGSDAEGAGQMFRVTTLPDQNPPLMEDKSGVDYKQDFFGKQTNLTVSGQLEAEVAALALGKVYTFGPTFRAENSNTARHLAEFWMVEPEMAFYDLQDNMDLAEDFLRSLVRYALEHCPEDLQFLNDQYDKELLSRLRFVVDNDFQRLTYTEAVDILKSAKQKFEFPVDWGTDLQSEHERYLVEKHFRKPVILTNYPKDIKAFYMKLDEDGRTVRAMDVLFPGIGEIIGGSQREEDLEKLRRRMAEMHVPEHELWWYLELRKYGTAPHAGFGLGFERLLLFVTGMANIRDVIPFPRYPKSAEF